A section of the Acidobacterium capsulatum ATCC 51196 genome encodes:
- the queG gene encoding tRNA epoxyqueuosine(34) reductase QueG, which yields MRHEAWPSRVGQFAEEAGFDRAGVAAVPAPGSDEDRTERARFEQWIAAGHAGSMEYLKRRNEAGRLVRSSLREAVPWARSVVVCVTNYNREAPYSTDPAPEGSGWIARYAWSGSHGRPADYHKVLLKRLERVRERMSEEFGEFEARCYVDTGPVVERVYAQYAGLGWIGKNTCLLNQELGSWLFLGVILTSLELPASDAAVLAPDRCGSCTRCIDACPTGALIAPRQMDASRCISYLTIEHRGEVPLELREGIGRQIFGCDICQDVCPWNSRRRVPEQADKELAPRGELINPALAWLAEMDESAFGRYFYGSPVKRTRYSGFRRNLAIAMGNSGQAAFLPRLQAWARSGDATLAEASQWAINRIVQMGAERSGLSENEKPLNSSTGMNLRQDLPDA from the coding sequence ATGAGGCATGAGGCATGGCCATCGCGGGTGGGGCAGTTTGCCGAAGAAGCCGGCTTTGACCGTGCTGGTGTTGCAGCCGTGCCCGCGCCCGGCAGCGACGAGGATCGCACCGAGCGAGCGCGCTTTGAACAATGGATTGCTGCCGGCCACGCCGGCAGCATGGAATACCTGAAGCGCCGCAATGAGGCCGGGCGTCTCGTGCGCTCTTCTCTGCGCGAGGCCGTGCCCTGGGCGCGTTCGGTCGTCGTCTGCGTTACGAATTACAACCGCGAGGCGCCCTACTCCACTGACCCCGCGCCCGAAGGCTCGGGCTGGATCGCCCGTTACGCATGGTCAGGAAGCCATGGCCGCCCCGCCGATTATCACAAGGTGCTGCTCAAACGCCTGGAGCGCGTCCGCGAACGGATGAGCGAGGAGTTTGGCGAGTTTGAAGCCCGCTGCTATGTGGATACGGGTCCGGTGGTGGAGCGCGTGTATGCGCAATATGCGGGGCTGGGCTGGATCGGGAAAAATACCTGCCTGCTGAATCAGGAACTCGGCTCATGGCTCTTTCTGGGCGTGATTCTTACCTCGCTGGAGCTTCCGGCTTCTGACGCTGCAGTGCTGGCCCCGGACCGCTGCGGAAGCTGCACGCGCTGCATCGACGCCTGCCCCACTGGCGCGCTCATCGCCCCCCGGCAGATGGATGCCAGCCGCTGCATCAGCTATCTCACCATCGAGCATCGCGGCGAGGTTCCGCTGGAGTTGCGCGAGGGCATCGGAAGGCAGATCTTTGGCTGCGATATCTGTCAGGATGTCTGTCCGTGGAACAGCCGCCGCCGTGTTCCGGAGCAAGCGGACAAGGAACTGGCGCCGCGCGGGGAGCTGATCAATCCGGCCCTGGCGTGGCTGGCCGAGATGGATGAGTCAGCTTTTGGACGGTATTTCTATGGGTCGCCGGTGAAGCGGACGCGCTACAGCGGCTTCCGGCGCAATCTGGCGATCGCGATGGGAAACAGCGGGCAGGCAGCGTTTTTGCCGCGCCTGCAGGCGTGGGCCCGGAGCGGTGACGCGACTCTGGCCGAGGCGAGCCAGTGGGCGATCAACCGTATTGTGCAGATGGGAGCCGAGAGAAGCGGCCTTTCAGAAAACGAAAAGCCGCTGAACTCATCGACAGGGATGAATCTGCGTCAGGACCTTCCGGACGCATAG
- a CDS encoding S41 family peptidase, producing MSSSARRTAFSLVVFFAVCGLAGLLINQKVGAQTEDDASSFRAGLKDFSSVYQVVAENYATPLTGKLPGRAIYDGAIPGMLRTLDPHSNFFDPKAFAAMREEQHGRYYGVGMLIQPQLIQGQERIVVVHPMAGSPAMKAGIKPGDIIDTIQGGTTKGMTSADVANHLKGAKGTSVKVTMIRDGFDKPLTFTLVRDEIPNPSIDVAYMIRPGIGYIHITQFQETTGQEFDDTMNSFQNLKGLVLDLRGNPGGVLVDAVAVCNRLLKRGQIIVSQRGRAYPEQIYRATQGNGGTHFPIVVLVNHNTASAAEIVSGALQDHDRALIAGETTFGKGLVQTVYPLSDGTGLTLTTYHYFTPSGRLIQRNYKGVSLYDYYYDHDTPESTKDRKVYLTDSGRTVYGGGGITPDVKLTPEKYNDFQTLLLAHYVFTRFADNYMAHRTVAKDFQVNDEVMTAFENYLKSRQIDFTAANINGVLPWIKASIQDQILTYQFNAAAGDEAIDNWDPEIQSAIDLMPKAEALEENAIKADAAKMASNSTPATPAHTAS from the coding sequence ATGTCTTCTTCCGCGCGCCGTACCGCCTTCTCCCTTGTCGTTTTTTTCGCTGTCTGCGGTCTCGCGGGCCTGTTGATCAACCAGAAGGTCGGCGCCCAGACAGAGGACGACGCCTCCAGCTTCCGGGCCGGGCTCAAAGACTTCAGCAGCGTCTATCAGGTGGTCGCCGAAAACTACGCCACCCCGCTCACCGGCAAGCTCCCCGGCCGCGCAATTTACGACGGCGCCATTCCCGGCATGCTGCGCACCCTCGATCCCCACTCCAATTTCTTTGATCCCAAGGCCTTCGCCGCCATGCGCGAAGAGCAGCACGGCCGCTACTACGGCGTGGGCATGCTCATTCAGCCGCAGTTGATTCAGGGGCAGGAGCGCATCGTCGTCGTCCATCCCATGGCGGGCTCCCCGGCCATGAAGGCCGGCATCAAGCCCGGCGACATCATCGACACCATTCAGGGCGGCACCACCAAGGGCATGACCTCCGCCGACGTGGCCAATCATCTCAAGGGAGCCAAGGGCACCAGCGTCAAGGTCACCATGATCCGCGACGGCTTTGACAAGCCGCTCACCTTTACTCTGGTCCGCGACGAAATCCCCAACCCCAGCATTGATGTCGCCTACATGATCCGCCCCGGCATCGGCTACATTCACATCACCCAGTTCCAGGAGACGACCGGCCAGGAATTCGACGACACCATGAACAGCTTCCAGAACCTCAAGGGTCTGGTGCTCGATCTGCGCGGCAACCCCGGCGGCGTCCTCGTCGATGCCGTGGCTGTCTGTAACCGTCTGCTCAAGCGCGGTCAAATCATCGTCTCCCAGCGCGGACGCGCCTATCCTGAGCAGATTTACCGCGCCACCCAGGGCAACGGCGGCACGCACTTCCCCATCGTCGTGCTGGTCAATCACAACACCGCCTCCGCGGCTGAGATCGTCAGCGGCGCGCTGCAGGACCACGACCGCGCCCTCATCGCCGGCGAAACCACCTTCGGCAAGGGCCTCGTCCAGACCGTCTATCCGCTCTCTGACGGCACCGGCCTCACCCTCACCACCTACCACTACTTCACGCCCAGCGGACGCCTCATCCAGCGCAACTACAAGGGCGTCTCGCTCTACGACTACTACTACGATCACGACACGCCCGAGAGCACCAAGGACCGCAAGGTCTATCTCACCGATTCAGGCCGCACGGTCTATGGCGGCGGCGGCATCACGCCTGACGTGAAGCTCACCCCCGAGAAGTACAACGACTTCCAGACCCTCCTGCTGGCCCATTACGTCTTCACGCGCTTTGCTGACAATTACATGGCGCACCGCACCGTGGCCAAAGACTTCCAGGTCAACGACGAAGTCATGACCGCCTTTGAGAACTACCTCAAATCGCGCCAGATTGACTTCACCGCCGCCAACATCAATGGCGTCCTGCCCTGGATCAAGGCGAGCATTCAGGATCAGATCCTCACCTACCAGTTCAACGCCGCCGCCGGCGACGAGGCCATCGACAACTGGGACCCCGAAATTCAGTCCGCCATTGACCTCATGCCCAAGGCCGAAGCCCTAGAAGAGAACGCCATCAAGGCCGACGCCGCCAAAATGGCCTCGAACAGCACGCCCGCGACTCCGGCTCACACCGCATCCTAG
- a CDS encoding PP2C family protein-serine/threonine phosphatase, with amino-acid sequence MSRIRNFETLVFGKLRRPSPTGKVHRGAFWLFLVYLAFGLLSLLPGSWGDTCTLVADIALLALIPLCLILFLRWIFGHFLWKVRNRLILTYLLMGLAPVVLFVTLAAIALYMFSGQFAIFAGNAESNAELMKLAAQNQVFAMHVANSLTAGKVSKTISLPEAKDLLAAGEFADTRLAVFVDGNHEALQPASLNASDLQTLPKWVGSAPFQGLVLDHDQLYLRAVDTAMAAGHRVTVVSSMPLEDAEVDRIAAGLGSAMIWPSRGTELNDPKDGGIHVRVVGEPPAHGKPAASMDVPHDAIVGGQLPAKQHFYDIPVAFYGPLAATDWATGNLHAHGANLTMQSRPSLLYARLFNYQQLLNASNTMGSVVRDVLIGIAVLFGLLELVAFYGAVRLNTTITQSIRDLYAATEAIDHGDFEHRIQVKRRDQLAALSQSFNVMTASLARLLEEQREKQRLQSELAIAQEVQANLFPQGNVRLASLEVHGFCLPARTVSGDYYDFLQLGDDALGLALGDISGKGISAALLMASLHSAVRAYRFAGEELISAGTVALATGGRTANGEQEIECGELFEEPAKILSLLNRHLYRSTQPEKYATLFLAHFDADASRLTYSNGGQLPPLLLRANGAVERLDRGGTVVGLLDNMVYEQDSMQMHAGDILIAYSDGVTEPENEFGDFGEERLVDVVRRHRHLPLEVISGQVMQALRNWIGVQEQPDDITLVLARAGRMEA; translated from the coding sequence ATGAGCCGAATCAGGAATTTTGAAACGCTGGTTTTTGGGAAACTGCGGCGGCCCTCCCCGACGGGGAAGGTGCATCGCGGCGCCTTCTGGCTGTTTCTGGTTTACCTGGCGTTCGGGCTGCTGAGCCTCTTGCCCGGAAGCTGGGGGGACACGTGTACGCTGGTGGCCGACATTGCGCTGCTGGCGCTGATTCCGCTCTGCCTGATTCTGTTTCTGCGCTGGATATTCGGGCATTTCCTGTGGAAGGTGCGCAACCGGCTGATATTGACCTATCTGCTGATGGGGCTGGCTCCGGTGGTGCTGTTTGTGACGCTGGCGGCGATTGCGCTTTATATGTTCTCGGGCCAGTTTGCCATTTTTGCCGGGAATGCGGAGAGCAACGCAGAACTGATGAAGCTGGCTGCGCAGAACCAGGTATTTGCCATGCACGTGGCCAACTCGCTGACGGCCGGCAAGGTTTCCAAGACGATTTCATTGCCGGAGGCGAAAGACCTGCTGGCGGCGGGTGAGTTCGCCGATACGCGGCTGGCCGTGTTTGTGGATGGCAACCATGAGGCCCTGCAGCCTGCGAGCCTGAATGCCAGCGATCTGCAGACTTTGCCGAAGTGGGTGGGGTCTGCGCCCTTTCAAGGGCTGGTGCTCGACCATGATCAGCTTTACCTGCGCGCGGTGGATACAGCCATGGCGGCTGGGCACCGGGTGACGGTGGTGAGCAGCATGCCGCTCGAAGATGCGGAGGTGGACCGCATTGCGGCGGGGTTGGGCTCGGCGATGATCTGGCCGAGCCGCGGGACCGAGTTGAATGATCCTAAAGACGGCGGCATTCATGTGAGGGTGGTGGGAGAGCCGCCGGCGCATGGAAAGCCCGCGGCCAGCATGGATGTGCCGCATGACGCCATCGTAGGCGGCCAACTGCCAGCCAAGCAGCATTTCTATGACATTCCCGTAGCATTTTACGGGCCGCTGGCGGCGACGGACTGGGCGACGGGCAACCTGCATGCGCATGGCGCGAACCTGACGATGCAGTCGCGGCCCTCGCTTTTGTATGCGCGGCTCTTCAACTATCAGCAACTGCTGAATGCTTCGAACACGATGGGCTCGGTGGTGCGCGACGTGCTGATCGGCATCGCGGTGCTCTTCGGGCTGCTGGAATTGGTCGCTTTCTACGGCGCGGTGCGGCTGAATACGACCATCACGCAGTCGATTCGGGACCTGTATGCGGCGACCGAAGCGATTGATCATGGCGACTTTGAGCATCGCATTCAGGTCAAGCGGCGCGACCAGTTGGCGGCGCTGAGCCAGTCCTTCAACGTGATGACGGCTTCGCTGGCGCGGCTGCTCGAGGAGCAGCGCGAGAAGCAGCGGTTGCAGAGCGAGCTGGCCATTGCGCAGGAGGTGCAGGCGAACCTGTTTCCGCAAGGCAATGTGCGGCTGGCCTCGCTGGAAGTGCATGGTTTTTGCCTGCCAGCGCGCACGGTCAGCGGAGACTACTACGACTTTCTGCAACTGGGCGACGATGCGCTGGGGCTGGCGCTGGGCGACATCAGCGGCAAGGGCATTTCGGCAGCGCTGCTGATGGCCTCGCTGCACTCGGCGGTGCGGGCCTACCGGTTTGCGGGCGAGGAGCTGATCTCGGCCGGCACGGTGGCACTGGCCACGGGCGGACGGACGGCCAATGGCGAGCAGGAGATTGAGTGCGGCGAGCTGTTTGAGGAGCCGGCCAAGATTCTGAGCCTGCTCAACCGGCACCTCTACCGCAGCACGCAGCCGGAGAAGTACGCGACGCTGTTTCTGGCGCACTTCGATGCCGATGCCAGCCGGCTGACGTACTCGAACGGGGGGCAACTGCCTCCGCTGCTGCTGCGCGCCAACGGGGCAGTGGAGCGGCTGGACCGTGGCGGCACAGTGGTGGGCCTGCTGGACAACATGGTCTACGAGCAGGACTCGATGCAGATGCATGCGGGCGACATTCTGATTGCCTACTCCGACGGGGTGACGGAGCCGGAGAACGAGTTCGGCGACTTTGGCGAGGAGCGGCTGGTGGACGTGGTGCGGCGGCACCGGCATCTGCCGCTGGAGGTGATCTCAGGCCAGGTGATGCAGGCGCTGCGGAACTGGATCGGAGTGCAGGAGCAGCCCGACGACATTACCCTGGTGCTGGCGCGCGCGGGCCGGATGGAAGCCTGA
- a CDS encoding IS481-like element ISAcp2 family transposase yields MDIHQNARLTPYSREQLARKVICTGCTLKLAAASFNVSAKTAGKWVRRYRAEGSDGLRDRSSRPHRSPRRLPEALRLSVIELRRGYMPGYQIARRSAVSVSSVSRILRRARLSRWRDLNPPPPVVRYEHAAPGDLLHLDIKGMTRFGEVSLRGDGRLRGKKEHPGFLALHVAVDDHSRMVFAQMLADQKAETTIGFLHAAVEFFASHGIGIRALLTDNGSSYRSRQFRQACQQMAIKHSRTRPYTPRTNGKAERFIQTAMREWAYAKHWTDSSQRDQHLQSWIHYYNHERPHGSLNYKPPSSRSQEGTTS; encoded by the coding sequence ATGGACATTCACCAGAATGCTCGTCTAACGCCTTACAGTCGAGAGCAGTTGGCGAGAAAAGTTATTTGTACCGGGTGCACGTTGAAGCTGGCCGCGGCCAGCTTCAACGTGAGCGCAAAGACGGCCGGCAAATGGGTGCGCCGGTATCGCGCCGAGGGTTCGGATGGCTTGCGGGACCGCAGCTCGCGTCCGCATCGCAGCCCGCGGCGCTTGCCGGAGGCGTTGCGGCTGAGTGTGATTGAGCTACGGCGGGGTTACATGCCGGGGTATCAGATCGCCCGGCGCAGCGCTGTGAGCGTGTCTTCGGTGAGCCGTATTTTGCGGCGCGCGCGGCTGAGCCGATGGCGCGATCTGAACCCGCCTCCGCCGGTGGTTCGCTATGAGCATGCCGCTCCAGGCGACTTGCTGCATCTGGACATCAAAGGCATGACGCGCTTCGGCGAGGTCTCGCTGCGCGGCGACGGCAGGCTGCGGGGCAAGAAGGAACACCCGGGCTTTTTGGCTCTGCATGTGGCCGTCGACGATCACTCGCGCATGGTCTTCGCCCAGATGCTGGCCGATCAGAAGGCGGAAACCACGATCGGTTTTCTGCACGCGGCGGTTGAGTTTTTCGCCAGCCATGGTATCGGCATCCGCGCGCTGCTGACCGACAACGGCAGCAGCTACCGCTCTCGCCAGTTCCGTCAGGCTTGCCAGCAGATGGCCATCAAACACAGCCGCACTCGGCCCTATACCCCCAGAACCAACGGCAAGGCCGAGCGCTTCATCCAGACAGCCATGCGCGAATGGGCTTACGCCAAACACTGGACCGACTCCAGCCAGAGAGATCAACACTTGCAGTCCTGGATCCACTACTACAACCACGAAAGACCTCATGGTAGCCTCAACTACAAACCGCCAAGCAGCCGATCCCAAGAAGGAACAACCTCTTGA
- a CDS encoding cold-shock protein: MKENGVVKWFNGAKGYGFIQRSTGEDVFVHFSAIQDSGYKTLNEGEAVEFECQQGPKGLNAANVVRGS, translated from the coding sequence GTGAAAGAGAATGGCGTAGTCAAGTGGTTCAATGGCGCAAAAGGTTATGGTTTTATCCAGCGTTCGACCGGAGAAGATGTCTTCGTGCATTTCTCCGCGATTCAGGACTCCGGATACAAGACCCTCAATGAGGGCGAAGCAGTCGAGTTTGAGTGTCAGCAGGGTCCCAAGGGCCTGAATGCCGCCAACGTCGTCCGCGGATCCTAG
- a CDS encoding YihY/virulence factor BrkB family protein, protein MVPEAGFATIQPAGSQAAFRRDGSLLPVMSDDEKIPRSRLAPRVPPPSQWWPHVKSLAEYLTRTEVHTYAFSVAANAILSLFPFIVMLFMMSRQVFHSQAMTAVVGDMVSYFLPANQEFVVRNMALLVHPRGRVQVFSIVMLLISSSSVFLPLEVALNQVWGVKKSRSYVVNQVISLGLAMAVGLLAVVSVAFTAAQNTVLAFVFFGHTHNFIFNGIAHFFLGITAAFLSVSIFFLVYWVLPNRKLPVRVVLPTAIVTGLLWDGAKELYVMLLPWLDLRSAYGPFAVSVTLMMWAFLTGLLLLGGAHSCATRHALQVVREEDRKEAMEEAAAH, encoded by the coding sequence ATGGTGCCAGAAGCGGGCTTTGCTACCATCCAACCAGCAGGCTCGCAGGCGGCTTTCCGCCGGGATGGCTCTCTGCTTCCAGTTATGTCTGACGACGAAAAGATTCCGCGCAGCCGGCTCGCGCCCCGGGTTCCACCGCCCAGCCAGTGGTGGCCTCACGTCAAGTCGCTGGCCGAGTACCTCACCCGCACCGAAGTGCATACCTATGCCTTCAGCGTGGCGGCGAATGCGATTCTGTCGCTTTTTCCCTTCATCGTGATGTTGTTCATGATGTCGCGGCAGGTCTTTCACTCGCAGGCCATGACGGCGGTGGTGGGCGACATGGTGAGCTATTTTTTGCCGGCTAACCAGGAGTTTGTCGTCCGTAACATGGCGCTGCTGGTACACCCGCGAGGCCGGGTGCAGGTCTTCTCCATTGTGATGTTGCTGATCTCATCGTCGAGCGTCTTTCTGCCGCTCGAGGTCGCGCTCAACCAGGTGTGGGGCGTGAAGAAGAGCCGCTCCTACGTGGTGAATCAGGTCATCTCTCTGGGCCTTGCCATGGCGGTGGGCCTGCTGGCCGTGGTCTCGGTGGCCTTTACGGCGGCACAGAACACGGTGCTCGCGTTCGTCTTCTTTGGGCATACGCATAACTTCATCTTCAACGGCATTGCGCACTTCTTTCTGGGCATCACGGCGGCTTTCCTGAGCGTGTCGATCTTCTTTCTCGTTTATTGGGTGCTGCCCAACCGCAAACTGCCGGTGCGGGTGGTGCTGCCGACGGCCATTGTGACCGGGCTGCTGTGGGACGGAGCGAAAGAACTGTATGTGATGCTGCTGCCGTGGCTCGATCTGCGCTCGGCCTATGGCCCGTTTGCCGTGTCGGTCACGCTGATGATGTGGGCCTTTCTGACCGGCCTGCTGCTGCTGGGCGGCGCGCACTCCTGCGCAACGCGCCACGCACTTCAAGTGGTGCGTGAAGAAGACCGCAAAGAGGCCATGGAAGAGGCCGCGGCGCACTGA
- a CDS encoding GNAT family N-acetyltransferase: MTDLRFATESDLPVLTALINRAFAVESFFKFSERLNPEQTRAYFESGQFLLSEKNGEIHGCVFVEIKADRGYFGLLAVDPAHQRTGLGARLVAAAEEYARERGALHMDMTIVNLREELPAYYEKLGYRACGTEDIPPEVIGPIKQRCHFIRYTKPLGKARE, translated from the coding sequence ATGACTGACCTGCGATTTGCCACGGAATCAGATCTCCCTGTGCTCACGGCGCTCATCAACCGGGCCTTTGCCGTCGAAAGCTTCTTCAAGTTCAGCGAGCGTCTCAATCCCGAACAGACACGCGCCTACTTTGAGAGCGGCCAATTCCTCCTCTCCGAAAAAAACGGAGAAATCCACGGCTGCGTCTTTGTCGAAATCAAGGCCGACCGCGGCTACTTCGGCCTGCTGGCCGTCGATCCCGCCCATCAGAGAACCGGGCTCGGGGCGCGCCTGGTCGCCGCCGCCGAGGAGTACGCCCGCGAGCGCGGCGCGCTCCACATGGACATGACCATCGTGAACCTGCGCGAAGAACTGCCTGCCTACTACGAAAAGCTCGGCTACCGGGCCTGCGGCACCGAAGACATTCCCCCCGAAGTCATCGGCCCCATCAAGCAGCGCTGCCACTTCATCCGCTACACCAAGCCCCTCGGCAAAGCCCGCGAATAG
- a CDS encoding UDP-glucuronic acid decarboxylase family protein, whose protein sequence is MRILITGAAGFLGSHLTDALLSDGHTVVGVDNLCTGSLANLKHLANESRFEFVQQDIVEPFDVGKVDYVLNFASPASPVDYARLGPETLSVGSDGTRNALEIARRYGAKFLHASTSECYGDPTVHPQKEDYWGNVNPIGPRSVYDEAKRFSEALTMAYHRYYGVDTRLVRIFNTYGPRLQKNDGRVISNFMVQALKGEDLTVYGEGNQTRSFCYVSDEVEGILRLAHSDEHLPTNIGNPSEWTILECAKAVLRVTGAESKIVFRPLPQDDPMQRKPDISKAKRILGWEPKVDLETGLRLSLEYFRESLTPMEPQTR, encoded by the coding sequence ATGCGCATATTGATCACCGGAGCCGCTGGCTTCCTGGGCTCGCATTTGACCGATGCACTTCTGTCTGACGGCCACACGGTCGTGGGCGTAGACAACCTTTGCACAGGCTCGCTGGCCAATTTGAAACACCTGGCCAACGAGAGCCGCTTTGAGTTCGTTCAGCAGGATATTGTCGAGCCTTTCGATGTAGGCAAAGTGGACTATGTTCTCAACTTTGCCTCCCCGGCCAGCCCGGTGGACTATGCGCGGCTGGGGCCGGAGACCCTGAGCGTGGGCTCGGACGGTACGCGGAACGCACTCGAAATTGCCCGCCGCTACGGCGCAAAGTTTCTGCATGCCTCAACGTCGGAGTGCTACGGCGATCCCACCGTCCATCCTCAAAAGGAAGACTACTGGGGCAATGTGAATCCCATCGGGCCGCGCTCGGTCTACGATGAAGCCAAGCGATTCTCAGAAGCGTTGACCATGGCCTATCACCGCTATTACGGGGTGGATACGCGGCTGGTGCGCATCTTTAATACCTATGGGCCTCGCCTGCAAAAGAACGATGGCCGCGTCATCTCCAACTTCATGGTGCAGGCGCTCAAGGGCGAAGACCTGACGGTGTACGGCGAGGGCAACCAGACGCGCAGCTTCTGCTATGTCTCCGATGAGGTGGAAGGCATTCTGCGTCTGGCCCACTCTGACGAACATCTGCCCACAAATATCGGGAACCCCTCGGAATGGACGATCCTGGAGTGCGCCAAAGCCGTGCTGCGGGTCACAGGCGCTGAGAGCAAGATTGTCTTTCGTCCGCTTCCTCAGGATGACCCCATGCAGCGCAAGCCGGACATCAGCAAGGCCAAGCGGATCCTGGGCTGGGAGCCGAAGGTGGACCTGGAGACCGGGCTGCGGTTGAGCCTGGAGTACTTCCGTGAGTCGCTGACGCCGATGGAGCCCCAGACAAGATAA